In one Silene latifolia isolate original U9 population chromosome 10, ASM4854445v1, whole genome shotgun sequence genomic region, the following are encoded:
- the LOC141605415 gene encoding uncharacterized protein LOC141605415 isoform X4 produces MFGPKLSSPLPIITFFSQVIRITTAEQRYSSGLVQSYCLGIVPGSEDNTNVVNWVCESCCALTESKPCETALAEDQSEVLQKLPPKSLPEILEEEWKNQLQHSGETFVPMSVSYKEVVLSPFIEHPEAISQGLVLIASSSGEITIHESCEPEFCHFGELVYKDEENEDKYSIEDIIEHPEAISNELVLIASPSGEITIHESGKLDFSYAGELVYKVIENGEGYSIEDTMELDFGAEEQIDSGFLSETVELDFGTDEENDVCYPDKPPTMLDFVVEDQVHQGIKPPKVNVGIQPVSTNFQPEILSLPVPKHTVQQSLSENESQSSKAHDSPEMSIPASVLDMANGFLESTLERIDVNVGPYKIRSDLAPILRNLLSKYGDIFSDCVVEPDIFLVTICQAIQYLQTIPFKNLRQQHIDYIRDTLKFPDACAVNVEWLEKHCDYLEEVAHQTVNYIALKEEWDETARNIRLKKKMVGSSGSKQELRIMEDETGGEEGHLRELEDNMKSIKSLWRRISRKSLVDGLF; encoded by the exons ATGTTCGGTCCTAAGTTGTCTTCCCCGCTGCCTATCATCACATTCTTTTCCCAGGTAATTCGTATAACAACAGCCGAACAGCGTTACTCTAGTGGCCTAGTGCAGTC GTATTGCTTGGGCATAGTACCAGGAAGCGAGGATAATACTAATGTTGTTAACTGGGTTTGTGAGAGTTGCTGTGCATTAACGGAATCTAAACCATGTGAGACAGCCCTTGCTGAGGACCAGTCAGAAGTTTTACAAAAGCTGCCACCAAAATCATTACCTGAAATATTggaagaagaatggaaaaatcAACTTCAGCATTCTGGAGAAACCTTCGTACCCATGTCTGTTTCTTATAAGGAAGTTGTCTTGTCACCTTTCATAGAACACCCTGAAGCAATTTCTCAAGGACTAGTTTTAATAGCAAGTTCATCAGGAGAAATCACCATTCATGAAAGCTGTGAACCCGAGTTTTGTCATTTTGGTGAATTAGTTTATAAAGATGAAGAAAATGAAGACAAGTATAGTATTGAAGATATTATAGAACACCCAGAAGCAATTTCTAATGAACTCGTTTTAATAGCAAGTCCATCGGGAGAAATCACCATTCATGAGAGCGGTAAACTTGACTTTTCTTATGCTGGTGAATTAGTTTACAAAGTTATAGAAAATGGAGAAGGGTATAGTATTGAAGATACTATGGAGCTTGATTTTGGAGCTGAAGAGCAAATTGATTCAGGGTTTCTAAGTGAGACAGTAGAACTAGATTTCGGAACTGATGAAGAGAATGATGTGTGTTATCCCGACAAACCTCCTACAATGCTTGATTTTGTGGTTGAAGATCAGGTTCATCAAGGGATCAAACCACCAAAAGTAAACG TTGGAATTCAACCAGTTTCTACTAATTTCCAGCCTGAGATCCTTTCACTTCCAGTTCCCAAACACACCGTTCAACAAAGTCTGTCGGAAAATGAATCCCAATCTTCTAAAGCTCACGATTCTCCTGAAATGAGCATTCCAGCTTCTGTTCTCGACATGGCAAATGGATTTCTCGAAAGCACTTTGGAAAGGATTGACGTAAATGTGGGTCCATACAAAATCAGATCGGATTTGGCACCGATTCTCAGAAATCTACTCAGCAAATATGGTGATATATTTTCTGACTGTGTAGTTGAACCTGACATTTTCCTAGTGACAATCTGCCAAGCGATTCAATATCTTCAAACAATCCCTTTTAAAAATCTACGACAGCAACACATTGATTATATACGGGACACTCTCAAGTTCCCCGATGCTTGTGCGGTCAATGTAGAATGGCTTGAAAAGCATTGTGACTACCTTGAAGAAGTTGCTCATCAGACAGTAAATTATATCGCTTTGAAGGAGGAATGGGATGAGACCGCCAGGAACATTCGCTTGAAGAAAAAGATGGTGGGTTCCAGTGGGTCCAAACAAGAGCTAAGGATCATGGAAGATGAAACCGGTGGAGAAGAGGGTCATTTAAGAGAACTTGAAGACAATATGAAAAGCATCAAGTCTTTGTGGAGAAGAATTTCGAGAAAGTCATTAGTTGATGGGCTCTTTTAA
- the LOC141605415 gene encoding uncharacterized protein LOC141605415 isoform X3, with product MGIQGKRVRSEKDRVRKRKKVCYVCGDRGFSQLLVNCSECFDLAIHWYCLGIVPGSEDNTNVVNWVCESCCALTESKPCETALAEDQSEVLQKLPPKSLPEILEEEWKNQLQHSGETFVPMSVSYKEVVLSPFIEHPEAISQGLVLIASSSGEITIHESCEPEFCHFGELVYKDEENEDKYSIEDIIEHPEAISNELVLIASPSGEITIHESGKLDFSYAGELVYKVIENGEGYSIEDTMELDFGAEEQIDSGFLSETVELDFGTDEENDVCYPDKPPTMLDFVVEDQVHQGIKPPKVNVGIQPVSTNFQPEILSLPVPKHTVQQSLSENESQSSKAHDSPEMSIPASVLDMANGFLESTLERIDVNVGPYKIRSDLAPILRNLLSKYGDIFSDCVVEPDIFLVTICQAIQYLQTIPFKNLRQQHIDYIRDTLKFPDACAVNVEWLEKHCDYLEEVAHQTVNYIALKEEWDETARNIRLKKKMVGSSGSKQELRIMEDETGGEEGHLRELEDNMKSIKSLWRRISRKSLVDGLF from the exons ATGGGAATTCAAGGCAAGAGAGTTCGATCAGAGAAGGATCGTGTGAGAAAGAGAAAAAag GTTTGCTATGTTTGCGGAGACAGAGGCTTCTCTCAACTTTTAGTTAATTGCTCAGAATGTTTTGATCTAGCTATACACTG GTATTGCTTGGGCATAGTACCAGGAAGCGAGGATAATACTAATGTTGTTAACTGGGTTTGTGAGAGTTGCTGTGCATTAACGGAATCTAAACCATGTGAGACAGCCCTTGCTGAGGACCAGTCAGAAGTTTTACAAAAGCTGCCACCAAAATCATTACCTGAAATATTggaagaagaatggaaaaatcAACTTCAGCATTCTGGAGAAACCTTCGTACCCATGTCTGTTTCTTATAAGGAAGTTGTCTTGTCACCTTTCATAGAACACCCTGAAGCAATTTCTCAAGGACTAGTTTTAATAGCAAGTTCATCAGGAGAAATCACCATTCATGAAAGCTGTGAACCCGAGTTTTGTCATTTTGGTGAATTAGTTTATAAAGATGAAGAAAATGAAGACAAGTATAGTATTGAAGATATTATAGAACACCCAGAAGCAATTTCTAATGAACTCGTTTTAATAGCAAGTCCATCGGGAGAAATCACCATTCATGAGAGCGGTAAACTTGACTTTTCTTATGCTGGTGAATTAGTTTACAAAGTTATAGAAAATGGAGAAGGGTATAGTATTGAAGATACTATGGAGCTTGATTTTGGAGCTGAAGAGCAAATTGATTCAGGGTTTCTAAGTGAGACAGTAGAACTAGATTTCGGAACTGATGAAGAGAATGATGTGTGTTATCCCGACAAACCTCCTACAATGCTTGATTTTGTGGTTGAAGATCAGGTTCATCAAGGGATCAAACCACCAAAAGTAAACG TTGGAATTCAACCAGTTTCTACTAATTTCCAGCCTGAGATCCTTTCACTTCCAGTTCCCAAACACACCGTTCAACAAAGTCTGTCGGAAAATGAATCCCAATCTTCTAAAGCTCACGATTCTCCTGAAATGAGCATTCCAGCTTCTGTTCTCGACATGGCAAATGGATTTCTCGAAAGCACTTTGGAAAGGATTGACGTAAATGTGGGTCCATACAAAATCAGATCGGATTTGGCACCGATTCTCAGAAATCTACTCAGCAAATATGGTGATATATTTTCTGACTGTGTAGTTGAACCTGACATTTTCCTAGTGACAATCTGCCAAGCGATTCAATATCTTCAAACAATCCCTTTTAAAAATCTACGACAGCAACACATTGATTATATACGGGACACTCTCAAGTTCCCCGATGCTTGTGCGGTCAATGTAGAATGGCTTGAAAAGCATTGTGACTACCTTGAAGAAGTTGCTCATCAGACAGTAAATTATATCGCTTTGAAGGAGGAATGGGATGAGACCGCCAGGAACATTCGCTTGAAGAAAAAGATGGTGGGTTCCAGTGGGTCCAAACAAGAGCTAAGGATCATGGAAGATGAAACCGGTGGAGAAGAGGGTCATTTAAGAGAACTTGAAGACAATATGAAAAGCATCAAGTCTTTGTGGAGAAGAATTTCGAGAAAGTCATTAGTTGATGGGCTCTTTTAA
- the LOC141605415 gene encoding uncharacterized protein LOC141605415 isoform X2, with amino-acid sequence MEVNKMGIQGKRVRSEKDRVRKRKKVCYVCGDRGFSQLLVNCSECFDLAIHWYCLGIVPGSEDNTNVVNWVCESCCALTESKPCETALAEDQSEVLQKLPPKSLPEILEEEWKNQLQHSGETFVPMSVSYKEVVLSPFIEHPEAISQGLVLIASSSGEITIHESCEPEFCHFGELVYKDEENEDKYSIEDIIEHPEAISNELVLIASPSGEITIHESGKLDFSYAGELVYKVIENGEGYSIEDTMELDFGAEEQIDSGFLSETVELDFGTDEENDVCYPDKPPTMLDFVVEDQVHQGIKPPKVNVGIQPVSTNFQPEILSLPVPKHTVQQSLSENESQSSKAHDSPEMSIPASVLDMANGFLESTLERIDVNVGPYKIRSDLAPILRNLLSKYGDIFSDCVVEPDIFLVTICQAIQYLQTIPFKNLRQQHIDYIRDTLKFPDACAVNVEWLEKHCDYLEEVAHQTVNYIALKEEWDETARNIRLKKKMVGSSGSKQELRIMEDETGGEEGHLRELEDNMKSIKSLWRRISRKSLVDGLF; translated from the exons ATG GAAGTGAATAAAATGGGAATTCAAGGCAAGAGAGTTCGATCAGAGAAGGATCGTGTGAGAAAGAGAAAAAag GTTTGCTATGTTTGCGGAGACAGAGGCTTCTCTCAACTTTTAGTTAATTGCTCAGAATGTTTTGATCTAGCTATACACTG GTATTGCTTGGGCATAGTACCAGGAAGCGAGGATAATACTAATGTTGTTAACTGGGTTTGTGAGAGTTGCTGTGCATTAACGGAATCTAAACCATGTGAGACAGCCCTTGCTGAGGACCAGTCAGAAGTTTTACAAAAGCTGCCACCAAAATCATTACCTGAAATATTggaagaagaatggaaaaatcAACTTCAGCATTCTGGAGAAACCTTCGTACCCATGTCTGTTTCTTATAAGGAAGTTGTCTTGTCACCTTTCATAGAACACCCTGAAGCAATTTCTCAAGGACTAGTTTTAATAGCAAGTTCATCAGGAGAAATCACCATTCATGAAAGCTGTGAACCCGAGTTTTGTCATTTTGGTGAATTAGTTTATAAAGATGAAGAAAATGAAGACAAGTATAGTATTGAAGATATTATAGAACACCCAGAAGCAATTTCTAATGAACTCGTTTTAATAGCAAGTCCATCGGGAGAAATCACCATTCATGAGAGCGGTAAACTTGACTTTTCTTATGCTGGTGAATTAGTTTACAAAGTTATAGAAAATGGAGAAGGGTATAGTATTGAAGATACTATGGAGCTTGATTTTGGAGCTGAAGAGCAAATTGATTCAGGGTTTCTAAGTGAGACAGTAGAACTAGATTTCGGAACTGATGAAGAGAATGATGTGTGTTATCCCGACAAACCTCCTACAATGCTTGATTTTGTGGTTGAAGATCAGGTTCATCAAGGGATCAAACCACCAAAAGTAAACG TTGGAATTCAACCAGTTTCTACTAATTTCCAGCCTGAGATCCTTTCACTTCCAGTTCCCAAACACACCGTTCAACAAAGTCTGTCGGAAAATGAATCCCAATCTTCTAAAGCTCACGATTCTCCTGAAATGAGCATTCCAGCTTCTGTTCTCGACATGGCAAATGGATTTCTCGAAAGCACTTTGGAAAGGATTGACGTAAATGTGGGTCCATACAAAATCAGATCGGATTTGGCACCGATTCTCAGAAATCTACTCAGCAAATATGGTGATATATTTTCTGACTGTGTAGTTGAACCTGACATTTTCCTAGTGACAATCTGCCAAGCGATTCAATATCTTCAAACAATCCCTTTTAAAAATCTACGACAGCAACACATTGATTATATACGGGACACTCTCAAGTTCCCCGATGCTTGTGCGGTCAATGTAGAATGGCTTGAAAAGCATTGTGACTACCTTGAAGAAGTTGCTCATCAGACAGTAAATTATATCGCTTTGAAGGAGGAATGGGATGAGACCGCCAGGAACATTCGCTTGAAGAAAAAGATGGTGGGTTCCAGTGGGTCCAAACAAGAGCTAAGGATCATGGAAGATGAAACCGGTGGAGAAGAGGGTCATTTAAGAGAACTTGAAGACAATATGAAAAGCATCAAGTCTTTGTGGAGAAGAATTTCGAGAAAGTCATTAGTTGATGGGCTCTTTTAA
- the LOC141605415 gene encoding uncharacterized protein LOC141605415 isoform X1, with translation MDEFLHRSDFYCDRPTFHLRLQRLYFHVPVIVSGGTLEVNKMGIQGKRVRSEKDRVRKRKKVCYVCGDRGFSQLLVNCSECFDLAIHWYCLGIVPGSEDNTNVVNWVCESCCALTESKPCETALAEDQSEVLQKLPPKSLPEILEEEWKNQLQHSGETFVPMSVSYKEVVLSPFIEHPEAISQGLVLIASSSGEITIHESCEPEFCHFGELVYKDEENEDKYSIEDIIEHPEAISNELVLIASPSGEITIHESGKLDFSYAGELVYKVIENGEGYSIEDTMELDFGAEEQIDSGFLSETVELDFGTDEENDVCYPDKPPTMLDFVVEDQVHQGIKPPKVNVGIQPVSTNFQPEILSLPVPKHTVQQSLSENESQSSKAHDSPEMSIPASVLDMANGFLESTLERIDVNVGPYKIRSDLAPILRNLLSKYGDIFSDCVVEPDIFLVTICQAIQYLQTIPFKNLRQQHIDYIRDTLKFPDACAVNVEWLEKHCDYLEEVAHQTVNYIALKEEWDETARNIRLKKKMVGSSGSKQELRIMEDETGGEEGHLRELEDNMKSIKSLWRRISRKSLVDGLF, from the exons ATGGATGAATTCCTCCATAGATCTGATTTTTACTGTGACAGACCAACATTTCACTTGCGCCTTCAACGGTTATATTTCCATGTCCCAGTAATAGTATCTGGTGGTACACTG GAAGTGAATAAAATGGGAATTCAAGGCAAGAGAGTTCGATCAGAGAAGGATCGTGTGAGAAAGAGAAAAAag GTTTGCTATGTTTGCGGAGACAGAGGCTTCTCTCAACTTTTAGTTAATTGCTCAGAATGTTTTGATCTAGCTATACACTG GTATTGCTTGGGCATAGTACCAGGAAGCGAGGATAATACTAATGTTGTTAACTGGGTTTGTGAGAGTTGCTGTGCATTAACGGAATCTAAACCATGTGAGACAGCCCTTGCTGAGGACCAGTCAGAAGTTTTACAAAAGCTGCCACCAAAATCATTACCTGAAATATTggaagaagaatggaaaaatcAACTTCAGCATTCTGGAGAAACCTTCGTACCCATGTCTGTTTCTTATAAGGAAGTTGTCTTGTCACCTTTCATAGAACACCCTGAAGCAATTTCTCAAGGACTAGTTTTAATAGCAAGTTCATCAGGAGAAATCACCATTCATGAAAGCTGTGAACCCGAGTTTTGTCATTTTGGTGAATTAGTTTATAAAGATGAAGAAAATGAAGACAAGTATAGTATTGAAGATATTATAGAACACCCAGAAGCAATTTCTAATGAACTCGTTTTAATAGCAAGTCCATCGGGAGAAATCACCATTCATGAGAGCGGTAAACTTGACTTTTCTTATGCTGGTGAATTAGTTTACAAAGTTATAGAAAATGGAGAAGGGTATAGTATTGAAGATACTATGGAGCTTGATTTTGGAGCTGAAGAGCAAATTGATTCAGGGTTTCTAAGTGAGACAGTAGAACTAGATTTCGGAACTGATGAAGAGAATGATGTGTGTTATCCCGACAAACCTCCTACAATGCTTGATTTTGTGGTTGAAGATCAGGTTCATCAAGGGATCAAACCACCAAAAGTAAACG TTGGAATTCAACCAGTTTCTACTAATTTCCAGCCTGAGATCCTTTCACTTCCAGTTCCCAAACACACCGTTCAACAAAGTCTGTCGGAAAATGAATCCCAATCTTCTAAAGCTCACGATTCTCCTGAAATGAGCATTCCAGCTTCTGTTCTCGACATGGCAAATGGATTTCTCGAAAGCACTTTGGAAAGGATTGACGTAAATGTGGGTCCATACAAAATCAGATCGGATTTGGCACCGATTCTCAGAAATCTACTCAGCAAATATGGTGATATATTTTCTGACTGTGTAGTTGAACCTGACATTTTCCTAGTGACAATCTGCCAAGCGATTCAATATCTTCAAACAATCCCTTTTAAAAATCTACGACAGCAACACATTGATTATATACGGGACACTCTCAAGTTCCCCGATGCTTGTGCGGTCAATGTAGAATGGCTTGAAAAGCATTGTGACTACCTTGAAGAAGTTGCTCATCAGACAGTAAATTATATCGCTTTGAAGGAGGAATGGGATGAGACCGCCAGGAACATTCGCTTGAAGAAAAAGATGGTGGGTTCCAGTGGGTCCAAACAAGAGCTAAGGATCATGGAAGATGAAACCGGTGGAGAAGAGGGTCATTTAAGAGAACTTGAAGACAATATGAAAAGCATCAAGTCTTTGTGGAGAAGAATTTCGAGAAAGTCATTAGTTGATGGGCTCTTTTAA